One window of Penaeus chinensis breed Huanghai No. 1 chromosome 34, ASM1920278v2, whole genome shotgun sequence genomic DNA carries:
- the LOC125043606 gene encoding very-long-chain (3R)-3-hydroxyacyl-CoA dehydratase hpo-8-like — MPPKPKADDPSSLGNLYLIFYNVFLTLGWLIVLIQTVHHLVHEQGNITGLWENTNSVLLIFQTLAVLEIMHSAVGLVSSSVMMVLPQVFSRLMVTWAILYSFEDSRTSIGFPMLLIAWSVTEVIRYSFYFLNILKQVPFLLTFLRYTLFIGLYPLGVTGEILCVYAALPAAAEKKIYSVTMPNALNFAFDFYYGLIVFVLLYFPVFPSLYKHMFAQRRKVLGGGHKKKE, encoded by the exons ATGCCTCCGAAGCCCAAGGCCGACGACCCGAGCTCCTTGGGGAACCTGTACCTCATATTTTACAATGTGTTCCTCACTttagg GTGGTTGATCGTCTTGATTCAGACCGTCCACCATCTAGTTCACGAGCAAGGCAATATTACTGGACTATGGGAGAACACCAATTCCGTGCTCCTGATTTTCCAAACACTGGCTGTCTTGGAG ATTATGCACTCCGCAGTCGGTCTTGTGTCCTCCAGCGTGATGATGGTCCTACCACAGGTGTTCTCCCGCTTGATGGTGACCTGGGCCATCCTCTACTCTTTTGAAGACTCACGCACCAGCATAG GATTTCCAATGCTTTTGATTGCTTGGAGTGTGACTGAAGTGATTCGCTATTCATTCTACTTTTTGAACATCCTCAAACAAGTGcccttccttctcaccttcctcaG GTACACTCTTTTCATTGGCCTCTACCCCCTTGGTGTAACTGGTGAGATCCTCTGTGTATATGCAGCACTGCCAGCAGCAGCAGAGAAAAAAATTTACTCTGTCACTATGCCAAATGCTCTCAACTTTGCCTTTGACTTCTATTATGGACTGATCGTCTTCGTCCTTCTTTATTTCCCAG tGTTCCCATCATTATACAAGCATATGTTCGCTCAGAGACGCAAGGTTCTCGGCGGAGGAcataagaagaaggaatag